The window caaattaaaatagaagtttttagtttattgtaattattaagttttgttCTACTTCCTCAGTTGTTTTGAAAGGAACATAAGAATTTCATGTTGATACATACaacaagtaaatattatttattacatgtgTTATTGTGATGATTAGAGAAAGAGTTCTTACGCCTTATTTCCATTACATATAAGTTTACACAACACAATTCCCAAGTGTTTTGTGcaaaataatgaatacaattACAAATGCCCCTACATTCAAATACGAGGCCAAGATTACTCAAGAAAAGAAGATTGTTagaaggcctataaaattttccTATCGACTCTACAGTACAGAAAAGAGGATATAATCCGTGACACAAGATCCGGTACGCTGTCGTATAAAAACAGTCGCCCGTAAGACCTCTACGCCAGGCGATCTCATGTCGCACGGAATTTAGTCGTAACTCCCCTCTTCTGCAcaccaaaaaatacaatttttaatataaaattttatgtttatattgttcaagttcacataattataatgtatagtGTCTACAGATACATGTGGGGGGAGGGGGGGGCACGCGTGAGTGTGAGTGCAAGACGCGTGTACTCACGAATGAGGGTTGGGATTAATGTCCAGTGGCGCGGCCATCACGAATCTGTCCGCTTGTTCCCCGCTCGGCGTTTCTACTTTATTTGTATCTTCTTTTACTTCATCTAATTTAACGGGGATTATCGTTTCACCGGTCAAACGGTCTTCTGGTACAGGTGTTACCGTGTCGGCTGACACCGGTTTTTCGGCATCAGTAGTTACCGGTTTTTCTGTCTCAATAGGCGGTTTATCTGTCTCGGTAGGTGTCGGTTTTTCTACGCCGTTTGTAATCGGTGTTTCTCCATTTGTGGCAGGTGTGGCGATATTCAATGTATCGTCCAGTTTTTCACTGTCAATGGTAACAACTTCTCTCGCCACAGTGGTGCCGTCTGGGTTCTCTTTGGCTTTGATAGTGAGGGATGTTTCGACAGACTCTGTGACGACAGGTTTGATTTCTTCCTTGGTGGGGGTGACGGCTTCGACGCTGGGTGGTGTAAGGTTGAAGAGGGAACTGTCGATGCCGACGGCGGGCGGCCGGCCGCGCGGCAGCCGCAATCTCAGCGATGCACTAGCTCGCTTTTGCACTCGACAATCTGATCATGAATATCGATTTTTATCGATGTTGGCTTGTGTCTAATGGGTAATCGCTTGCCTGTCAGGCGGGAGGTGAATTTGAGCGAATTTTGATCAtgattatttacataattttgaattaaatttacacGGGTCCAGTATTCCTTTTAAGCCAATAAAGCATGTAGCTGATTTTCAGAAATAACTAACTGTTCTTTTACATACCAATTAAACAAATCCAATATATCTATAAAATGTGAAACCTAACAAttcgagaaaaaaaaactaataacttAAGACCAATTTCAAATATCCAATAAGAACGAATTTAAAGGGGAAATGTGCAGTGATCAAATCAAGACAAATATTCATCCATTACTTGAAGCTTGAAGAACCAGCTTGAAGCGTTGATCAAACCTAGTCGTAGTGAAGCGGCGACAACTCAGCGGTTGTATCGCTGACTCGCATTAGACACAAGCGTTCTGTACAGGTGTTCGACTCCAGTATGCGGTACATGTGGTACAATTGATTGTGATAGATGTCTCCACTGTTAATACAAGCTAGGATGTTCTACGAACAAAATGCGCTATATGTGCATATGTGGAACGTGTTATGTGTTGTGGTGTTTTgactacttaaaaaaaatatttattttgtaaacactaagtaaagtttataattgtgaatgtgtaatttaaattacatttcttttttaattaaattaggtaTAGCATCGAAGcttataccaaaataataaatgagtttTTAAGATCTGTAAGCCGTACAAGAACaaagtatacctacatttgagtattaaaaatgttttttttgttcacAATACGTATAAAACTTCTGAATTATATGGTAAGTAGTCAAGGCACCACAACACAGTGTCCGGGACAGTACTCCGGGATAAGTGACGTGAACGTTTACTATCGAGCGCGCGAGCGACGTCGGGAGGCGAAGCGGCGCCCGCCATCTGTGCCGTAATGAACCTGTTAGTGTACATATCTGATACCGGCGAGGACAGATACTTGAGACGGTTTTTTCGATAAATACCGGTTTTAGTGGGACTATTTTCGGTAAACACCGGTTTTTTGACACACCTTATTTtgacaatatcaatatttctgttaatttataagtatgtatgttcttataaaatttcgctaacaataatttattcctAATAGTTCCCTACCTTACTCAAAGATCAAATTTTGTTAATCCAAATGGTTTACCGTACATTTTATCGTCTACAaagtaataatacttattaattcaGTATCTGAACTCGCCTTCATTAAACGTATTCTTAATGTTTGTCTATTCAATGACGTAGGTGAGAATCAAGATGTATCCTTGCAAATAGTATTATAACACATTTGATAAACTTCCTATTTTGATCCTTAATGTTTTGAGTTAAGAATGATATTTGTATGCACGTAACAGCGTTACATATTTCAAATGCATGTAAGATGATGTCTGAACATAGAAATGGTAAGAACATACAATTTCATTGATATATGTAATGAATCATTtcagtataaataaaacctgtaataaaatagttaaatatgCACTTGAAAGTTTCAGAGAGAGAGCATAAAGTGATGTTTTTTATAGCAAATGTTTAGCTATAAATGTTCTGATATAACTTCAATATATTTTCGGTAGAGACTTTATTGTTATGAGTGTGGTGTAAAGGAGATTGGCtgttgttttgtataaatttgAGGTCTAAGTTTTATCTTTCTTTGAAACTGAATACAGGAATGGTTTATTACTGCCATTTCTTACATCCATATTTATTTCCAATACCCACATACGTTCCCGTCTAGCTGATGAAGTAGACAGCAACGTATGTCAGTAAATTCaaatcagtagctcgattctctaccactatcgactaccgacaaccagctaacTTCAGGAatttttgcacgaaaatctgatcagcgcctctaacgggctccgtaggaactattttggcagtccattttaaatgttaaactttcgaAATTCGACAGCCTATCCCTTTGTCTCGGCAAAATTCTATAAGGTATCTCTATATCTGTAATATTCCGTATAGATCAAGTTTGTAGTATCCAGCCATCTCCCGTACACCAcgtatgtgtgcgtgtgcgAGCACTCACTTCTGTCGATGTTCCGCTGCAGGTGCGAGGCGATCCGGTGGCGCGCGTCGCTGTACTCCAGGTGCAGGCCCAGCCGCAGCAGCGTGGGGTTCTGCTCCACCAGCGACGTGATCTCCATCTCGATCTTGTTGCCCAGCACTTGCGACCGCTACACGTTCAAAACAAATTTGTTAGTACGCAATTTGTAAGTTTCTTGGTAATAAATACTTGAAAAGAATAACAATTAAGGAAAGTTCATATTTCTTCCtctttaaattataacaatgaaGACGACTTCGACTAATACATTCTGGATGAACATCCTCGATTAAGAAATGCCGTAACTACTAGGTGTAGTCATGTATTGTCATGAAAATGCATGTCGCTTTTCAGTACAAAAAATTTTAGAGCACCATTTTGTAATCAATTCATAAAGCTTACGATGTAACCGATTTCGTTGAACACATTATCACTTAAATTCACTTATAactttctattttaattaatattaatatcactaAACAGTCAAACGTATTTGTGTATTGTGCAGCAGCAGTATATTTATAACACTAAACGGTGAAACGTGTTTCGGTATAAGAATGAAGTTTCGTGTGACCTGGTTGGAGGCGCGGAACTCCTCGACGGCGTTGTTGTCGAGCAGCGCCTTGACGAGCTGCAGCACGCCGGGCGGCGAGATGAAGTTGGTCTCCACGTTGACCACCCGCAGCGTGGAGTTGTGGCGCAGCGCGTCCGCCAGCAGAGCCGCCGTGCGGTCGTGCAGCCCCACGTTGACGAGCGACAGCACCTCCAGCTGCGTGTTGCCCTTCACCGCCTCGAACAGCTTCTCGAACTTCTCGTCGCTTATGTTCTGCAGATCGAATGCGAAGGGTTACGCATATGTTCAAATCCATACTTGTATTAAGGAAATTGAAACAGGACCTTATGTCCTGTAGCGTACAGATtacacttgtatttttttaaatgccttTACCACGTCAAATCATATAACATTAGGCATTGGCAAAttaataggtgcctttacacataCGCTCTTTCGCACGTGAAACAAACGCGTGCCGcactcatctgtcaagcccgcaaAGAAAACGTTCATGGACTTGACAGATGAGCACACGGCGCGCTCTTTCCTTTGCTGCTATGGGCTCACCAGAAAACTTGACACGATTGTTTGTGCTATACCAATGAACATGAATTAGTTCCCAATTATAACTATACCCCATTGCTACTTGATAAACcaatttgtttattcaattatttatttgataaaaaaacaaagctaCTTTTATTCTCAATTAAccataattaatttctaatgtACTTTATAATGGAAAACCTGAATAACTTGTCCACCATATGCAGTAGCACTTAGCAtaattataaagtgtttaaCACCTAAGAAAGTTACAACAAGTAAGTATCAGGTTGATCAAGCTACTGAACAGCTATTTCACATCATTAACGTACTTCCTTTATGGGACTCGGATGATAGGTGTGGAGTGATTTCACTTCTCACACGTCAACCAGTTTGACTTTCACGTAATAATAGTCATTATTATTGTCGATTGTAATTATCGATACGATAGACGTACAAAAAGCTTATTAATATGCATACACCTGTCACATCTTTAGAagcattttaataaatgaaagtAGGGACATTTCTACTGTATATGAACTTGaggtaattttacaattactgcGCATTGTTTGTTGACCAATAACCatagtaaaatttatattttcatacaaaaaagctTGATTGAAAaggtatttgtatatttttgatgcTGATTATACACAGCGATATTAACTATGATAATTTCTTAACATAAATGTcactacaaatattaaaatatactcagGATAATTTATAAATCTTGTAATTACATAGCGATAGAATCAATTCCTATGAGCGGCAGTATTTTTCTGCAATAAGAAATATGaaagataaagaaatataagtAGTAAATGAACAGCATGTTACCTTAATATTATTCCAATTGAGATCAGTCAACTTCTGGTCATTATTCTTTACCCGGGTGATGGTGTCGTCGGGGTCTGTGTCGTTGGGGGGGTCCATTGGGTACACCTGGAACGtatcaatacaatttatattattgtaccaGTATTACATTACTGTTTATTAGTATTCCCGCTTAAAATCATAAactttaagtaattaaaaaatactctcTATGTGATTGTGACTGGTTAAAAATAGTGTGATGATTTAAAATCTCCTAGAGGTAGAGATAAAGGATCTCCGGGACAACCTTTTGACCGATAGTAACAGGAAAGGTTACAAAAAAGTTCGTAGTTTTTGTATCAACAATACTGTAATTAAGCTCTATAATTTGACTGACTAGTTTAAGTAACCAACAAAAATGCTAGATTGCAGTCTCTTTGTGGATTCAAAGCCCTAATTTCTTCCCCGTCTTGGTAGGAGATTTTTCCACCAATTTGAAATTAATggatcattttttttaatagctggTTCTAAGTATGCATGATGAAAGTGTTACCTTGGGTTTGGTGGCTTTAGTGATGCCGTCCCAACCAAGTCCAACAGGCTGTCCTTTGTTCAACAACGACGCGTGGTACTGGTCCTGATTCATCATCGAGTGGAAGCCGAGGATAGCTGGAAACACATAcacataacattattaacatcactttaataatactttagAAACAAACGGACTGACATATTCTGCTAGGAACACTgacacacgtttttttttcaatagatatAGATAATGAATTGGTTGCATCCTAATTGTCTCAATCTTATTGACCATTAAACATCTTTACTTTCCTTTTATAAGTGTTTTGCATTTTGTAAGGTCCTTTACAtgtttcttattaaataatgttGTGGTTTTCAAAATTCTCAATAAGTATTAAACTAGTATCATAAACAAAGAAATGgccccctattatatgggaccAACATTGCAGTGgtgaaacatgggtgtatttcaaacacATCTGTTTACCCCTCTGGGTATACTAggcgagatattatgtatgtacgataAACAAAGACTCATTAAGTGCGTATTATAGGTCATTTTAGATAACAAAGCgagtgttcgtgtattaaagcGATATGTCAACGAGAATAGGTTATGTGTTGCGATATGCGCCATTGGCAGCCCGTCATATCGAGCATATCTCGAGTGCCAAGCTTTCagcgttatttatttacactacaTTGTTCGAACGCGTTTCATAATCTATGATATTTAAGAGACCATATAATGTATTGTATGAGCTTTTAGTGCTGCGatcttaaatatattaatgttaataatcGCGCTTGCTTTCTATATAACCTTTTAATTTattcacttaaaaaatattttccctcCTTTTTCTCTCCCTGTTTTCGGTCAAGACGCAAGACTAACGTAAATTGATACAGCGCAGTGATgtcaataaataagttaataaattctGACAAATTAAGCTAggaactaataaaattatagctaATAATCGCTGTAACGCATGTTACTTGTCTTTTTATCTGTTCACACTCAAATAACATCTCTTTCTTAAGAAAGCAAACAATTTTATGAGCTTCAAATACAGTTCTTACAAAAAATTATGACAAATGTTCTAACAACATATTACGTGTGACACAAACCGTCTTCAACGTCGGATTATTGCACTTAACATAAAGACATAAATTCTTACTACACACATTGAAatctagaaataaaactaatagcaGTACTCCCATGAAACTGACTGCATATTTCTTCCACTGGATTCCAGCAATACTCGAATAAAAcctcataaaatataataaatagtatattggATTGTTTCtgtcatttttttatgtcatcaTTGCAATGACCAGCTAGTGTTTGACACTGGCTTGACGCCAAAATGTTGTGACTTTGCTAttacaaaagaatattttgGCTATTTCCTGATCCACACAAGCTATCATAAATAATGCGTCTCGTAAGTTCGTGACACGCTTTGAGTAACCGTGTCAGTTCCTGAAGTATTCACTATTGTAGAGTATTAGAATGTGTGCCAATGGGTCCGCTAGAAATTATTCGTTGCGTGACTTTTATGTAACTTTTATCGTCtatcgattatttttttctgcattGTTCTAGATATTTGGCAATACTATGTGCCAGcttctttcttttatattgtttgtagaaTAAAGACTAATCAACAAAGCATCCGCGACCTCACTGTCGACACAATTATTTAATGATAAGggaataaacacaaaataaaattagcttAAGGTGCAAGTAATAGAAGGCGAATATCAAGGTTTTGTATCAGTAAGTAGAGAGTCGGaagttttaatgtttaaagCAGTTTAGCTACCTAACAAATATGGTAAAACAATAGTGAATGTATCTCACCAGCCAAGTCAATGATTTCCTCTTGAGAAGCCGTGGTAAGCGCCTGTTCGTACTCATCGCCGAGGTCGATTGAGATCTGTTCGTCTACGTCGCGGACCTTCTCGGGGGGAGGGGGAGGGATCCACTGAAAACACAACACACATCAAATTAGTTTTTCCTAGAAGTCTTTCTATTAACAGTATCTGTAACATTTAatgtattaacatttaaaaagtttacaCAGCAAGTTATTTTTTAGATGCAAATTAT of the Anticarsia gemmatalis isolate Benzon Research Colony breed Stoneville strain chromosome 6, ilAntGemm2 primary, whole genome shotgun sequence genome contains:
- the tmod gene encoding tropomodulin isoform X3, with the protein product MTTPAKLYGRELSTYDEVDVDELLAKLSQEELTMLAKEVDPDDNFLPPSQRNNYDCEKDPTGPLNRKKLIEHINKQALETPDRPEVKPYVPGVIRGKKWIPPPPPEKVRDVDEQISIDLGDEYEQALTTASQEEIIDLAAILGFHSMMNQDQYHASLLNKGQPVGLGWDGITKATKPKVYPMDPPNDTDPDDTITRVKNNDQKLTDLNWNNIKNISDEKFEKLFEAVKGNTQLEVLSLVNVGLHDRTAALLADALRHNSTLRVVNVETNFISPPGVLQLVKALLDNNAVEEFRASNQRSQVLGNKIEMEITSLVEQNPTLLRLGLHLEYSDARHRIASHLQRNIDRNCRVQKRASASLRLRLPRGRPPAVGIDSSLFNLTPPSVEAVTPTKEEIKPVVTESVETSLTIKAKENPDGTTVAREVVTIDSEKLDDTLNIATPATNGETPITNGVEKPTPTETDKPPIETEKPVTTDAEKPVSADTVTPVPEDRLTGETIIPVKLDEVKEDTNKVETPSGEQADRFVMAAPLDINPNPHSTPAAPEPEQRLEP
- the tmod gene encoding tropomodulin isoform X1 produces the protein MSEFFGPWSDKGGDNEEVVEETVETITTTTRTRQIPSKSSSTKTTTMTTPAKLYGRELSTYDEVDVDELLAKLSQEELTMLAKEVDPDDNFLPPSQRNNYDCEKDPTGPLNRKKLIEHINKQALETPDRPEVKPYVPGVIRGKKWIPPPPPEKVRDVDEQISIDLGDEYEQALTTASQEEIIDLAAILGFHSMMNQDQYHASLLNKGQPVGLGWDGITKATKPKVYPMDPPNDTDPDDTITRVKNNDQKLTDLNWNNIKNISDEKFEKLFEAVKGNTQLEVLSLVNVGLHDRTAALLADALRHNSTLRVVNVETNFISPPGVLQLVKALLDNNAVEEFRASNQRSQVLGNKIEMEITSLVEQNPTLLRLGLHLEYSDARHRIASHLQRNIDRNCRVQKRASASLRLRLPRGRPPAVGIDSSLFNLTPPSVEAVTPTKEEIKPVVTESVETSLTIKAKENPDGTTVAREVVTIDSEKLDDTLNIATPATNGETPITNGVEKPTPTETDKPPIETEKPVTTDAEKPVSADTVTPVPEDRLTGETIIPVKLDEVKEDTNKVETPSGEQADRFVMAAPLDINPNPHSTPAAPEPEQRLEP
- the tmod gene encoding tropomodulin isoform X2, giving the protein MAETIEETYESAVTRKVVRTSLKIEEKSSSTKTTTMTTPAKLYGRELSTYDEVDVDELLAKLSQEELTMLAKEVDPDDNFLPPSQRNNYDCEKDPTGPLNRKKLIEHINKQALETPDRPEVKPYVPGVIRGKKWIPPPPPEKVRDVDEQISIDLGDEYEQALTTASQEEIIDLAAILGFHSMMNQDQYHASLLNKGQPVGLGWDGITKATKPKVYPMDPPNDTDPDDTITRVKNNDQKLTDLNWNNIKNISDEKFEKLFEAVKGNTQLEVLSLVNVGLHDRTAALLADALRHNSTLRVVNVETNFISPPGVLQLVKALLDNNAVEEFRASNQRSQVLGNKIEMEITSLVEQNPTLLRLGLHLEYSDARHRIASHLQRNIDRNCRVQKRASASLRLRLPRGRPPAVGIDSSLFNLTPPSVEAVTPTKEEIKPVVTESVETSLTIKAKENPDGTTVAREVVTIDSEKLDDTLNIATPATNGETPITNGVEKPTPTETDKPPIETEKPVTTDAEKPVSADTVTPVPEDRLTGETIIPVKLDEVKEDTNKVETPSGEQADRFVMAAPLDINPNPHSTPAAPEPEQRLEP
- the tmod gene encoding tropomodulin isoform X4, yielding MSEFFGPWSDKGGDNEEVVEETVETITTTTRTRQIPSKSSSTKTTTMTTPAKLYGRELSTYDEVDVDELLAKLSQEELTMLAKEVDPDDNFLPPSQRNNYDCEKDPTGPLNRKKLIEHINKQALETPDRPEVKPYVPGVIRGKKWIPPPPPEKVRDVDEQISIDLGDEYEQALTTASQEEIIDLAAILGFHSMMNQDQYHASLLNKGQPVGLGWDGITKATKPKVYPMDPPNDTDPDDTITRVKNNDQKLTDLNWNNIKNISDEKFEKLFEAVKGNTQLEVLSLVNVGLHDRTAALLADALRHNSTLRVVNVETNFISPPGVLQLVKALLDNNAVEEFRASNQRSQVLGNKIEMEITSLVEQNPTLLRLGLHLEYSDARHRIASHLQRNIDRIRQQRRSQNNA